The window GGAGTTGGATGTTAGACATATCTCATCACAAGATTAGATTGCGGACATTCTGACCAAAGCTTTATCTAATACTCAATATTTGTTGTTAAAGAACAAACTAAGAGTTGAATAATTGTCCACACTTAGTGTGAGAGGGGTTGTGAAGAGATAACCTGTTATTGTTATCTGGTTATGAAATTAGTTACACATTGTTTACCTGTTAGTTACACATTGTTAGAAGTAGTTAGAAACAAAGAGGGTTATATAAGTTGTAAACTTTGTTTTCTCATCAACAAGAAATACCCATTTTATCAATTCTAATAAACATAATTTCCCCAACATTACTTCTCTTGAGATTTgctctaaattttttaatattgtaagCAGTGAAAAGTAAGATAGGTTTAGGCCCTCTTTggtagttattttttaaaatagtttttgaaaactattatatgatgttttataaaataaaagtttatttaaaaaactaaaatatttttaacatacttttaatatttttaagtatattttaaaagtaatttttatatctagtagtttatttttaatcattctacatatttgtttaattatttaaaaaaattcttaaattgaaaacaaaatacagttgttttttttttttagaacagaaaactgtttttgaaaacaattatgaaatAGGGCctcaatctttttttttggtcattaATTCTTAGAAGACAAGTATAATGTTTAGATCttagaaaatttgtgaaaaaaatacaagaaaaaataataataatagaaaaaaaggaagtataaattttttcaaattcttgttTGTAcacaagtttttaattatatttttttatgatcaattgaacataataaaattatatttctcaTTCCCCTTCCCCGCCCCGCCGCCCCCCCCACAATcacaaaaagtaaaataaatgtcAGTCTTATATACTCTTTTACTTTGGCAGAGGATGTATGTGTTTGATGAATAGGCATACATATATACTTTTTGGTACATGAGGAATAGGGAACTATTTGCAAGAGGGGTAAATATTTAGAAGGCCCAGATCAACAAGATCATTCAATTCCATGTACTTATATGGCATACAATCTATAATGTACCAGTTGCTGAAAATGGAGCAAATGACAGATATAgttaaaatggaaatttaaaacaattccaATCCCTGCAATCctaatattattaccatattgAGAACAAAATGGACTCCTGATACCACTGAGAATGGTGGAACACCTTCCTTTCCATGAGGATCCTAGCTGAAATGAGTTATCTCAGAACCGCCCCACTGCAGGATTCATTATATCTTCAAGATCTAAGACTGACTAACTAAATAATGTCTAGGCTATTGTATCAGAGACAAGCAATAGAATGCAATTAGTTTCTTTCATACACTTAGCATTTGAACTCATGTGCTTCTTCTCCAAGCTTTGCCCTATCCAAAATGGCTCCTTGGAGTCATCCATGGTGCATCATCCAAGCTAGGGTTCTCATCATCTCCACCAAGATCCATTATCCGTTGGGAAGCCTCAGGCAAGGAATGTTGAGGTCTTGGGGTTGGCTTCCTTGCTGGCAGAGTGGGGAGAGGTGCTTCACCCCTAAGAATCCTTGCTGCTTTCTTCACTGTTGGTCTCTTCTTGTGGTTTGGGTGCGCACAAGAAAGTCCCACCATGAGCATTCTCTCCATCTCCACCCTATTAAACCTTCCCATCAACCTAAAATCAGCGGCCAACATCAGTGTTCCCTTTTCTCGCAGGTCCCATACCCAATCAAGAAGCACGGATCTGTCATCATCAACAGGCTTTCTCCCAGTTGCTAGCTCTAGCATGACCACACCAAAGCTGTAGACATCTGTTTTCTCTGTGGGAACACCATAGCAGACATACTCAGGAGCAAGGTATCCCATTGTTCCAGCTGGTATGGTGGCTTCTCTTGTGATGGAGCTGTGCTCATAAATTTCTGCCAAGCCAAAGTCTCCAAGCTTGGCATTGAACTCTGAATCCAGCATTATGTTGGAAGCCTTCACATCTCTGTGAATGATCTGCCTCTCACATTCTTCATGGAGATAGGTAAGAGCAGAGGCAACCCCAAGAACTATATTCAATCTCTGCTCCCAGGTGAGGGAGCTTCCTGACTTGATGTTTTTGTGCAGGACTTTGTCAAGGCTTCCATTGGGCAAGTACTCATAGATCAGGAGAAATTCATTTCCCTCACAGCACCATCCTATGAGCTGCACTAAGTTTGCGTGTCGCAAGCAATCTCCAACTGTTACAAACTCATTTGTAAATGGATCGCTGCAATAATCAATCCGATTAGTCTGGGTGAACCTCTTAACTGCTACTGCTCCCACAGAGGGAAGGAACCCTTGATATACAGTTGAAGATGCCCCTTCACCAATAATTCTCTTCTTGTTGAACCCCATTGTAGCTGAATTTATCTCAGCAAGCGAAAATCTCATGGGTGCTGTTTGGATTCTACAACTTTGGTCTTCTTGGCTTCTTCTGATGCCGAGTCTCTTCttcctaatcaaacaaaaacTGATAATAAGAATTACAATCATGGCCAAGACAACTGCAGTTAAACCTCCCAGTCCAAGAGCCATTTCCTTGATCTCTAAGCTTCCTATATGGAGATCAAAGGGGTTTCTCTTGGCATTTGAATTCTCTGGAGCACACATGAAGCAGTCCCCATCTTCGGCTGCATCCATGGGAATTGCTGAAGGGATAAACCCAAAAGTTTTGAATCGCCACCGATTAACAATATGACCTGCTGAGCCTGGTCCATTAGAGGCGGAGAAACCCACATGCATGAATTCTTTGAAATGCCGCGAGAGGTCAATTTGGGCAACAAGAAGAGGCCTTGGAGGCCTGACCGGGGAGTTCCCAACCCAGACCCGGATAATCTTCTCTGCATCTCTGTACTCAATCCAAGCCGTCATCTCCTTGCCACTCTTAAGATCAATCCCCTGTGACACAGAATCAACTGAAGCGAAAGATACAATTGTGTTGACATCAATACCAACATGGTTACCGTTGATATCTCCAAGGGATGGATCAAAACTCGTATCAAATTCTATAGCCACGAAAGAATCTTGAGTGCTTAAGGGTTCAGGAAGACCTAAGTACCCATCAGAGAGGCTGAAGTAACCTCCATTGGAGGTGATCAGAAATGCCATGCCATCCCCAAAACGACACAGAGGGGAAGGGATGATTGAGAACGAGAAACGGGAAGAGAAAGATGCTGGCGTGTTGGTTCTGGAATCAAGAAAGCGAATAGGGTGAACATATAGAGCTCTTCCTACCccagaagatgaagaagaagaagaagcagcaaTAGGAGCAGCAGCAGTGGgtgtagaagaagaagagaaacagTTGAGTTCTCTTGTAAGGCTAATGGAATTGTTGATGAAGAAAGCATCACCGAAGAGGGTGACATTGTCTGCAGGCAAGAAAGGCGCAGAAAGAGAGGCAAGAATGAAGCTaacgaagaaaaagaaaggaaccCAGAGGAGCACGACAGAAGAACTCATTGCAGTAGAACAAATGGGAAGATCTTGATTACATGGCAGAGAAAAATGCAGGGATATACTGGAAAAACACACAAGACGGTGAAAATTTCACCAGAATTTCCTACCTCTTGGATTGTTTGTTCTTGCAGATATGATTGAGTTGAGAAAGGGAGTCATTTTGGAGGGAAAAGGAGGACATTAGTTAATGAGTCAAAGGAAAAATTGAAGAGTTagttaatcaatcaatcaagaaAAGAGTGATTGGGCTGCCACACTGGAGAGTGGAGCCTGTCTCTGTGCATGACGTGGCATGTGACTATTGGTGATCATGGGCTTGAAACCTTGAAACATTTACCCTTATCTTTTGCATTTTAATTCGAATCCACTGTGAACCACCTCTCTTTACAATGCTTTCTAAGGCTGTATTAGCGGTGCAAATAGGttccttcttcattttttttgaaGATAGAAGTGATTGAAAATGAAACATTTTCTACAAATGGTTTCCAAAAGCAAGTTTACATCTATTTTCATTTACCCCTCTGCCACAGAAATGGAGGGGTTTGGTTGCTTCCAAAAGTGCCTTTTCCTTAAAAGCATAGAGTCCTGCCTTCCGGTTTTATCACTCAGAAAGCTTCAACCGTATTACAATGCTCCATCTAGTTTTGAAAGACCAATGTAAtttcatgcaaaacaaattCCTTGGAATTCTACAGAAAACACAATAAAGCCATTCAAATTTTGAACTGCAGGACCATATAAAAGACATTCTAGACAAGGATTTTCCCCTTCAAATGTAATTCATGTTCACAACACATCTGAACATGCTTTGTTTATCTATCAATTGGCCCTTATCTCTCTAAAAAGGCAAGGACAAAAGGTCCTATTCTATTGCAGTGATGCATGAATAACTCAAGAGATAATCTTttgttgaaaagaaaattaagtggCCCGAGATCTACATAGTTTATGCGAGAGAATGGCATAACAATATGACAAACGTAAgaagttccaatttctttttcttgacgTCTTCCCTGTATATCTTCCATCCTCATCCCTCCTATAAAAACATATCAGAGTTTTTCCTTTACCAATCCACTTCCTTTGATGCTAGTCTACAAAACAAACCAAAATCAGATTTAGAAACCATCCTTGTGAAGATTACCTCTAGCTAAGAGTCTTCAAATCATTGTATAGAAAAATCGGCAAACTCCCATGAGTCCTTCAGTCATATTCCTTGCTGGAAGAATAATGAAGGCATTACTCCAGAAACTGATGTGTTGATGTCACATGCATACACAATACGAATTGATATCGTGATTCTATTGCATAGGTCAGTTATAAAGCCGAATATGTTTGCTATCAGGATTCAAACTGCTACTGAACAAGTAACACAGTATCAGGAAACATGTCTTCACAAAATAGAAAGATAAACACCTCAAAGTCAAATTCCACCCTGCTGAATCCAATTCCACTTACTTGATAAATAACCTCTTTGAATTTCCATGTGATATTTATGGAAGAAATAAGAGGTGTCTTTTGCCAGTTTGTGTTTATCATAAACACACAATACATTCATACCCATTTCTAAGCTTCAAGAATCGAGGGGAAATCATACACCTAAAGTGACAAGGCTAAAAGAACCCATGATTCCTTGTTGTCATCTGAGATTCACATGCACCTAGTTTGACGGGGGTAACTTTCCTCACTACAAACCAGAATCCCATGGTGACCACAGCTTCTTTGTGTTGACTCATCCCCAAGTTCCTATACAAAATCTCCAGTTCCACTTATCTTTGATGCCCAAAAACATATCAAGCAGAAGACACTTTTCTAGCTCAATGCTTATCAGCAAGCCTCAAGTTGAATTTATTGGGAAACTAAGAAGCTATTCAATCCCAATGAGTTATCCCAGAGATTATAGAATTGAGTATCATAATCTCACAACCATAAGATCGATCTTTTAAAGGTAGAGCATTGAGTCATTTCACATACATTACCCACCTATCTCTACTCTAGCAAGCTACGTAACACCTTCAGTAATGGTCACCAACTTGTTGCAACTTGCACGGGTTGCTTAACCCCTTCAGTAATGGTCACCAACTGGTTGCAACTTGCACGGGTTGCTTCCAGTGCCACACCATGCGACACAGTACTTCAATTGATAGAATTGTAAAGAGCTTCTCTACATGAAATAGAGttgtaaaagaaataacaaataactGAAGCACAAAAAGTAAAGAGCTTCTCTATATGGGGAGAGACACAGGACTTAAATTCATAGGAGAAATATCACATTGTTCAGCATGCAAATTCTTTACCATTTGATGAATTGATGGAAGCGAGAGTTAGTttgcaataaaaatataaattggaAAAGACAAGAACAATAACTGAGAAAGGATAATTTGTTGAGTGTATGTAAATGCAATAGCTTTCTTGggaccaaaataaaattacagccTAAACAAAAAATAGCCAACAATATGCTTTCAAGGGAAAACTTGCAAAACAGAGACAACAGGAGAGGGAAGAAGAATATCTGCAAAACCTTGCAGCATAAGGTCCAATCTCAGCACCAGAATCAAGTAGAAGCAACGTTCATTTCACACAACTCTTTGCGCTTTAGATACTGATGCAAGATGGCCATCTTAGCCGTCTCAAATGCGAAGTACCCCAATGCTGAAAAACAGGCGCTATGAACAACCCGGGGACCCATTCCACTGGTCAGTCCAACCCACCCCTCATCCCTCAAAATTTGGTTTACAGTAGCCGAAACCCCGCTATACATTGCCGCTGAAACCTTATTTATGGCCTCTCCATGAACCTGAGTCATCAATCTAGTCTTAACTACATCTAGCGGGGTGGTGAGCGAAGCAGATATTGCGCCAGCCAAAGCTCCACAACACACACTCTGAAATGGCTCCAAATGATCATTTTTAGTCCTACTTAACACTGCAGCTTTCAAATACTCGAAAGACGAATAACTCAGTACCCCAGCAGGCAAATTCCTCAACAATGTAGCAGAATAGCCTGCATAAAGACCCAAAATCCCATCTCTCTCAAGAATTCCCAACAGCACCTGCCAGGACCTCCCCTTTGCACCAGCTTGCATTCTCTGTGTAATCAACTCCTTGGGCACCATTATCGCCGAAGACATAATGTTGCCCATAGCTCCGGCGGTCGGAGGAATCAAGAGTGATGGGTATTGCGGAACCTTAGCCAAAATCGACTTCCCGAACTCACAAGTCCCAAAATATACCGCCGAAGAGGCCGCGGATCCGACAATCACGGCCGAGATGCCACTGTAAAATCCTAGAACACCCCTTTCCTGGAATGTCTTCACGATTGCGTCCAACGTCCCTTTGTAAATCTCCGAAGCCCCTCTTGTCTGGAGCTTCGTTTTGATGGTGTCGAGGGGGTGGAGGCAGAAGTAGGTGAATGCGCCGGCGATTCCGCCGCCGCCAGCGCCGATGAGGGCTCGTTCGAAGACGGAAAGGGACTTTATGAGAGACTTGGTTGTGGGGCAGCAGACTTGGCCAATATAGGGGAAGCGGGCTGCGACATTGAAGTGGAGAAGAAGAAGGggttggtggtggtggtggtgggtcTGCCGTGTCGAGTGGTGGTTTCGTGGGCATTTGAGCTAGGGCTTGGAGTGGAGATGAGGGCGGTGGTGAGATTGGTGAATAGAGTGGTGAAATCGGAGGGAATTGGGTGATGATGGTGGTGGTTGTAGCTAAGGTTTGGCGGTGACAGCCCCAGAGCAATAGAGAGTCTGGCGTCCATTTCCGGGCCCTCTCCACAGCTCTCGTCTCTGTCCTCTTGGACCTTACAGGTGATAAGCGTTTGCTACTGTCAAAATCCAAAACGGTGCCGTTTTATTGATGCCCGTTAAAATGaaggattaattgattaaaaggtaCGAGAACATCCAAATTCGTAAAAATAACCTCCGAAGAGTAAACAATTTTTGGCATAAATACCtttcattatttacatgtgtgctTTAAAAGAAAGGTTActtttgcaaaaaaataaaaataaaaatagatgaggatatttttgtccaaaatagGTATTATTTAGGttcaaaatatgtattttttaggttgaaaaaaggtGAAGGGTTAGAACCAGTTTGgcgaagtttttaaaaatagttttttgtttttaaaaatagaaaataagttttaaaaactcgtaacattgttttattattgttctttgtttctagtttttaaaaacaaagtgaaatagaaaataacttttaaagaacaagtaaaagttgttttcaccgtgtggaccccgcatttcggctcaatgcgtctctcactcgatggtgagctcgatttttattttgaaaaaaaaaatgattttatttataaaatcaaaaatgacttggagtcgccattttgtggaccccgcatttcagcTCAATGCGtctcccactcgatggcgagctcgatttttattttgaaaaaattgattttatttataaaataaaaaatgacttggagtcgccacttatttttgttttatttttaaagggtaaacaaaataagaaagaaaaaccctaagtgtgactccttgttttggaaaagacggtctgtgaaaaaccggatcgggttcaggggttaggttactcatcgggaaggtacggtaaagaccgtagcacccctctaagcccctaaagtcgggtctctactaataaaataaagcaattaTGACAACggacgagtaaatcaatgagtACCCAGAATAAATCATGCACACATGAGAAACAAGATATGCTTAGACAATTATCAAAGTGAAAGtaggtgcgtacctgggcaacgagccaccgtGCGCTACCAAGAGAGAGGTTAGtacacaattaaggaataataacATTCATGTCAGAGAGCAGGGTAcataatcatgtatgataaccAAGTCAATTAATCAGAACAATCAATCGGTCATAAGATcatgtatgtggggcccccaccaaagcccgattatTTTTGCATGGACCAAACCCGTAAATTTCATTATTcagaattacaaaatttgattctttgcttatttcaaaacatttttaaaatagaagagGCGTGAAAATGCTTGCCAGAAGGAAATATGAcagcaaaattttattggaaatgggactcttgggtgatcttaaaatctctaaggatgaaagatagGATGTTTTGAAATggtttaaaaaaagaagttataaaacgaggatccggacatgtctgacgagggaagttgaatcgcccccctctcccatccggcgtcaagcgtcggatgtgagacatccggagaaggcggaatgtcggcggacagaattccggatgcgagacatccggagaaggtggaatggcggcggaCAGATTCCGGATGAGAGACATCCGAAGAAGGGAATGACGACCGGACAGAAATCTCCCCCTAGTGGAATGACGGTGGACAGATTCCGGATGAGAGACATCCGGGGAAAGGTGGGAATGGCGGCGGGCAGATTCCGGATgagagacatccggagaagggtAGGACGCGGTCGGATAGATCCCGGATGTGATGCATCCGGATAAGGCGGAATGGCGGCGGACAGATTCCGGGTGAGAGACATCCGGAGAAAGGTAGGAATGTTGGCCGGATAGGATTCCAGAcgtgagacatccggataagGTGGGGTGTTGGCCGGATAGGATTCCAGAcgtgagacatccggataaggaatgagaggaaaatgggtgtggtggaggatgcttgattcctgcaagcttgagtgaggaaatgggtatgacgacctagagagagagaggtggataGATGAACAATGGGTATGGTgggtaaaggaaaaaaacatggGGATGAGATGACGACACGCTTGGATGAGAATAAAGATAGGGGTCATGCAGAATGAAGACATGTGCATGGACATAAACACAATGGACATGCCACCAGCAGACGTGCCTCCACGTCTAGCCGACGAATATGCCTGGTAGCATGCAACCTCAGGTGTTTGCTGACTgtgaaagcttggagaaaactGAAAAGGCCTGTTCTCATCATCACTGAAAACCCAGATTTCAGCCACAAGGTTAAGAGCCTTGAAGCTTCACGGAAAGCAGCTGAGACTTAGGAGCCTTGAGTATGTACTCAGGGAGGAAAATGAAACAAGGGGATAACAGGATAGCAACAAGAAGAAGAGCATGAAGACTTTAACCAACACATCGGacccatttcatcatttcatccatGGGTCCAACATCCAGTGagttaagatgaaaaaatactCGTCAGAATAGGGCAATAAAACACAGCAAACTCTTCCAATATTTAATCAATAACCACCAAAACAAAACAACCCAACAAGCAGAAATGAAAAATCACTGAGAATCAGACCTGGACAGTCTGGAAAAAATGGGAGAGatacaaaaaaaacaaattgtcaTACCTGGAGCTCTCCCTTCTCAGTTATGTGTCCTGGACTCCTCCCAACAACTCCACGCTTCTCTATTCTTAGCTTCCTCTCCAAGTTTTACCAATActctttttctcctcttttctcAGAAAAACCCTCTGCCCTCTTTTCTTCCCCCCTTGTTTCTTTCTGTGTCCTTCCTTTGCAAGCCACTCCTCTCTACAATGCTGTCCCCTCCAACGATCTCTGCAGCAGCCACTTTTCCTGCACCACTACTTCTGCAGCCACTTTTCTGTCCTCTCATCCGCGCTTCCTGACGGCCTGCGGGACCCCCTTCCGGAAAGTTCCTCCACGTGTCAAAGTCCTACTACAGCTTCAAAAAGCGAGGTTGATTCCTTATTGCCACTAAGGATGTGACATGTGGCCCGCTGGAGTAGTGACACCTGGCTAAAAATGAGCTGCTGAAAAACGAGCCCTAAATGGGGGGGTCTACACaccgatttttaaaaacaatagaaaaaaacatacacactttattatttctcttctacatagaatcattatttttcgatttttttttcgCTAGACAaattaactccaaattaaacaaaacttaatgcGTTGGATTTGTTaacaagtctattaatttttaaaaataatttaaaactcaaataataaacttataaatgccataaatttatgaataaacaTTAGTTTATAATG is drawn from Vitis riparia cultivar Riparia Gloire de Montpellier isolate 1030 chromosome 18, EGFV_Vit.rip_1.0, whole genome shotgun sequence and contains these coding sequences:
- the LOC117906870 gene encoding L-type lectin-domain containing receptor kinase S.6 encodes the protein MSSSVVLLWVPFFFFVSFILASLSAPFLPADNVTLFGDAFFINNSISLTRELNCFSSSSTPTAAAPIAASSSSSSSGVGRALYVHPIRFLDSRTNTPASFSSRFSFSIIPSPLCRFGDGMAFLITSNGGYFSLSDGYLGLPEPLSTQDSFVAIEFDTSFDPSLGDINGNHVGIDVNTIVSFASVDSVSQGIDLKSGKEMTAWIEYRDAEKIIRVWVGNSPVRPPRPLLVAQIDLSRHFKEFMHVGFSASNGPGSAGHIVNRWRFKTFGFIPSAIPMDAAEDGDCFMCAPENSNAKRNPFDLHIGSLEIKEMALGLGGLTAVVLAMIVILIISFCLIRKKRLGIRRSQEDQSCRIQTAPMRFSLAEINSATMGFNKKRIIGEGASSTVYQGFLPSVGAVAVKRFTQTNRIDYCSDPFTNEFVTVGDCLRHANLVQLIGWCCEGNEFLLIYEYLPNGSLDKVLHKNIKSGSSLTWEQRLNIVLGVASALTYLHEECERQIIHRDVKASNIMLDSEFNAKLGDFGLAEIYEHSSITREATIPAGTMGYLAPEYVCYGVPTEKTDVYSFGVVMLELATGRKPVDDDRSVLLDWVWDLREKGTLMLAADFRLMGRFNRVEMERMLMVGLSCAHPNHKKRPTVKKAARILRGEAPLPTLPARKPTPRPQHSLPEASQRIMDLGGDDENPSLDDAPWMTPRSHFG
- the LOC117905445 gene encoding protein MITOFERRINLIKE 1, chloroplastic; protein product: MRGQKSGCRSSGAGKVAAAEIVGGDSILKCPRNHHSTRQTHHHHHQPLLLLHFNVAARFPYIGQVCCPTTKSLIKSLSVFERALIGAGGGGIAGAFTYFCLHPLDTIKTKLQTRGASEIYKGTLDAIVKTFQERGVLGFYSGISAVIVGSAASSAVYFGTCEFGKSILAKVPQYPSLLIPPTAGAMGNIMSSAIMVPKELITQRMQAGAKGRSWQVLLGILERDGILGLYAGYSATLLRNLPAGVLSYSSFEYLKAAVLSRTKNDHLEPFQSVCCGALAGAISASLTTPLDVVKTRLMTQVHGEAINKVSAAMYSGVSATVNQILRDEGWVGLTSGMGPRVVHSACFSALGYFAFETAKMAILHQYLKRKELCEMNVAST